One genomic segment of Cellulophaga sp. HaHaR_3_176 includes these proteins:
- a CDS encoding regulatory protein RecX, with the protein MYKPQPSYTINEATKKIEYFCAYQDRCHKEVSQKLKEMGMIPIAIDTILNTLIQENYLNEERFAKSFARGKFRIKKWGKRRIINELKQREISKYNINTALKEIDADDYLNTLHALAVKRTEAIKETNIQKKRKKLADYLLYRGWESNLVYEKITELIK; encoded by the coding sequence ATGTACAAACCTCAACCTTCATACACCATTAACGAAGCAACAAAAAAAATTGAGTATTTTTGTGCATATCAAGATCGTTGCCATAAAGAAGTTTCTCAAAAACTAAAAGAAATGGGAATGATTCCGATTGCCATTGACACAATCTTAAACACTTTAATTCAAGAAAATTATTTAAACGAAGAACGTTTTGCAAAAAGTTTTGCGCGTGGTAAATTTAGAATTAAAAAGTGGGGAAAAAGGCGCATTATAAATGAGCTAAAACAACGCGAAATTTCTAAATACAACATAAACACTGCTCTTAAAGAAATTGATGCAGACGACTACCTAAACACGTTGCATGCCCTAGCAGTTAAAAGAACTGAAGCTATCAAAGAAACTAACATTCAAAAGAAAAGAAAAAAACTAGCAGACTATTTATTATATCGTGGATGGGAGTCTAACTTAGTTTATGAAAAAATTACGGAGTTAATTAAATAA
- a CDS encoding DUF6646 family protein — protein sequence MKKVIVALTMILGVSFVNAQAFEGKEDSKFQIGANFQKNGTGIVVVYDYGMGENFSLGLSSSYVLGIDKELGADFGDRVDLKARFNANLGNVFQLGDNVDIYPGLNLGLKNFGGHLGGRYFFTDGFGLFIEASTPFAKYKTENLTPAEKLHNQFVFSFGATFNL from the coding sequence ATGAAAAAAGTTATAGTTGCCTTAACAATGATTTTAGGTGTGTCTTTTGTAAATGCTCAAGCTTTTGAGGGTAAAGAAGATTCTAAATTTCAGATAGGAGCAAATTTTCAGAAAAATGGAACAGGTATCGTAGTTGTTTATGATTATGGTATGGGAGAGAATTTTTCTTTAGGTCTTTCTTCTTCTTATGTTTTAGGAATAGATAAAGAGTTAGGGGCTGATTTTGGAGATAGAGTAGATTTAAAAGCTCGTTTTAATGCAAACCTTGGTAATGTATTTCAATTAGGGGATAATGTAGATATTTACCCTGGATTGAACTTAGGTCTTAAAAATTTTGGTGGTCATTTAGGTGGGCGTTATTTTTTTACTGATGGTTTTGGTTTGTTTATTGAGGCATCAACACCTTTTGCAAAATATAAAACAGAAAATTTAACACCTGCTGAGAAATTACATAATCAATTTGTATTCAGTTTTGGAGCTACTTTTAACTTGTAG
- a CDS encoding cupin-like domain-containing protein, with protein sequence MNLQEIPRVKDITKEDFINLYFKPQKPVVIERFIEDWPAYEKWNLDYIKSVAGEKIVPLYDDRPVSHEDGFNEAHAKMKMSEYVDLLKKGPTKFRIFLWNILKEVPQLQDDFNYPDFGLKMLKGLPMMFFGGQDSYTFMHYDIDLANIFHFHFQGKKEIILFDQSQNKHLYKVPYSLITHESIDFSNPDFKKWPALKSASGHKTFLKHGEVLYMPEGYWHYMKYITPGFSMSLRALARNPKNLSKAVYNLIFMRYYDNIMRRLYGQKWIDKKNRKAINRTNSLAK encoded by the coding sequence TTGAATTTACAAGAAATACCTAGAGTAAAAGATATTACTAAAGAAGACTTTATTAATCTATATTTTAAGCCTCAAAAGCCTGTGGTTATTGAGAGATTTATAGAAGATTGGCCTGCATATGAAAAATGGAATCTCGATTATATTAAATCGGTTGCGGGTGAAAAAATAGTCCCCTTGTATGATGATCGACCCGTTAGTCATGAAGATGGCTTTAACGAGGCGCATGCTAAGATGAAAATGTCTGAATATGTCGATTTATTAAAAAAAGGACCTACAAAATTTCGTATTTTCTTGTGGAATATTTTAAAAGAAGTTCCTCAATTGCAAGATGATTTTAATTATCCTGATTTTGGTTTGAAAATGCTAAAGGGCTTACCTATGATGTTTTTTGGAGGGCAAGATTCATATACCTTTATGCATTATGATATTGATTTAGCAAACATATTCCATTTTCATTTTCAAGGGAAAAAAGAAATTATACTTTTTGATCAATCTCAGAACAAACATCTTTACAAGGTACCGTATTCATTGATTACTCATGAGAGTATAGATTTCTCTAACCCTGATTTTAAAAAATGGCCAGCATTAAAAAGTGCATCAGGGCACAAAACTTTTTTAAAACATGGTGAGGTTTTATATATGCCAGAAGGTTATTGGCATTATATGAAATATATAACTCCAGGTTTTTCAATGAGTTTAAGAGCATTGGCACGCAATCCTAAAAATTTAAGTAAAGCAGTTTATAATCTAATATTTATGCGATATTATGATAATATAATGAGGAGGCTTTATGGGCAGAAGTGGATTGATAAGAAAAATAGAAAAGCAATTAACAGAACAAATAGTCTGGCTAAATAG
- the bioB gene encoding biotin synthase BioB → MSETKHNWTKQEILDIYNKPMMELLYDAATIHRKNHDPNTVQVSTLLSIKTGGCPEDCGYCPQAARYHTDVKGNDLMTVPHVKAQALRAKASGSSRVCMGAAWRNVKDGPEFDQVLEMVRTINKLDMEVCCTLGMITENQAKRLAEAGLYAYNHNLDTSEDYYKDVISTRAFEDRLDTISNVRKTNVTVCSGGIIGMGEKLEDRAGMLVALASLNPQPESVPINALVAVEGTPMEDIEPIAIWDMIRMVATTRIVMPDTQVRLSAGRTEMSREGQAMCFFAGANSIFAGDKLLTTPNPDVSQDMEMFELLGLNPQKPFTKVSQPKTVEAQDSEFQTLGEKPKWSRPGHKIERNEAAKSKTQL, encoded by the coding sequence ATGAGCGAGACAAAACACAACTGGACAAAACAAGAAATACTTGATATATACAATAAACCAATGATGGAGTTATTGTATGATGCGGCAACAATACACCGTAAAAATCATGATCCGAACACAGTTCAGGTATCTACACTTTTATCAATAAAAACAGGTGGTTGTCCTGAAGATTGTGGGTATTGTCCTCAAGCCGCTCGTTACCATACCGATGTTAAAGGAAACGATTTAATGACTGTGCCTCATGTAAAAGCTCAAGCACTTAGAGCAAAAGCATCTGGTAGTTCAAGAGTTTGTATGGGTGCTGCTTGGCGTAATGTTAAAGATGGACCAGAGTTTGATCAAGTATTAGAAATGGTACGTACTATAAACAAGCTTGATATGGAGGTTTGTTGTACATTAGGTATGATTACCGAAAACCAAGCAAAACGTTTAGCAGAAGCTGGTTTATATGCATATAATCATAATTTAGATACTTCAGAAGATTATTATAAAGATGTAATTTCAACAAGAGCTTTTGAAGATCGTTTAGATACGATAAGCAATGTTCGTAAAACAAACGTAACTGTTTGTAGTGGTGGAATTATTGGAATGGGAGAAAAATTAGAAGATAGAGCGGGTATGTTAGTTGCTTTAGCTTCTTTAAACCCACAACCAGAGTCAGTGCCTATAAATGCACTAGTTGCTGTAGAAGGTACTCCGATGGAAGATATTGAGCCTATTGCAATTTGGGATATGATTAGGATGGTTGCTACAACGAGAATTGTAATGCCAGACACACAAGTACGACTATCTGCTGGTAGAACTGAAATGAGTAGAGAAGGCCAAGCGATGTGTTTTTTCGCAGGAGCTAATTCTATTTTTGCAGGTGATAAACTTTTAACGACTCCAAACCCTGATGTAAGTCAAGATATGGAGATGTTTGAATTATTAGGTTTAAACCCTCAAAAACCATTCACGAAAGTTTCACAACCAAAAACCGTTGAAGCTCAAGACTCAGAATTTCAGACATTAGGTGAAAAACCTAAATGGTCTAGACCTGGTCATAAAATTGAAAGAAACGAAGCGGCTAAATCAAAGACTCAACTTTAG
- a CDS encoding beta-ketoacyl synthase N-terminal-like domain-containing protein: MIEKIAITAISSISPLGISQEEIWEAYQKDKTLLKKRNINNEDVWVGALTSEGQKEIKKLQQSDAKYKSLDESVLYALFASRNAVKNAGWKAGDNFGINMGSSRGATALFEKYHEEFIKDGVSTTLASPTTTLGNIASWVAHDLQTKGPEVSHSITCSTALHSLLNGVAWLRGGMAEKFLVGGSEAPLTPFTIAQIKALKIYSRENTEYPCRALDLDKKFNSMVLGEGASVVCLEKGVTENSLAEIEGIGYATEILEHNISISADAVCFQRSMKMALGTIGPDDVDVIVMHAPGTKKGDSSEVNAIEKIFKNKKPFCTTNKWKIGHTFGASGMLSLELGVLMLQHQKVINVPYIKNDKHPDKISRVLVNAVGFGGNAVSILLKK; this comes from the coding sequence TTGATTGAAAAAATAGCAATAACTGCAATATCATCTATATCTCCTTTGGGAATTTCTCAAGAAGAGATATGGGAAGCATACCAAAAAGATAAAACTCTTTTGAAAAAGAGAAACATTAATAATGAAGATGTTTGGGTAGGAGCACTTACTAGTGAAGGACAAAAGGAAATAAAAAAATTACAGCAGTCAGATGCTAAATATAAAAGTTTAGATGAGAGTGTCTTGTATGCATTATTTGCTTCTCGAAATGCTGTAAAAAACGCAGGTTGGAAAGCAGGTGATAATTTCGGTATAAATATGGGATCTTCAAGAGGGGCTACTGCTTTGTTTGAAAAATATCATGAAGAATTTATAAAAGATGGAGTGTCTACAACATTAGCTTCGCCAACAACAACGTTAGGTAATATAGCTTCATGGGTAGCGCACGATTTACAAACAAAAGGTCCTGAAGTGTCACACTCAATAACGTGTTCAACAGCATTACACTCTTTATTAAACGGAGTTGCGTGGTTGCGCGGTGGTATGGCAGAAAAGTTTTTAGTGGGTGGTAGTGAGGCACCTTTAACACCGTTTACAATTGCCCAAATAAAAGCATTGAAAATTTATTCAAGAGAAAATACAGAATATCCTTGTCGAGCTTTAGATTTAGATAAAAAATTTAATTCTATGGTTTTAGGTGAAGGTGCATCTGTAGTGTGTTTAGAAAAAGGAGTAACAGAAAATAGCTTAGCAGAAATTGAAGGCATAGGCTATGCTACTGAAATTTTAGAACATAATATCTCTATTTCTGCTGATGCAGTTTGTTTTCAGCGTTCCATGAAAATGGCTTTAGGTACTATAGGCCCTGATGATGTTGATGTAATTGTAATGCATGCCCCTGGCACAAAAAAAGGAGATTCTTCAGAAGTTAACGCAATAGAGAAAATATTTAAAAATAAGAAGCCATTTTGTACTACAAATAAATGGAAGATAGGTCATACTTTTGGTGCATCAGGTATGTTGAGTTTAGAGTTAGGGGTTTTAATGCTACAACACCAAAAAGTAATTAATGTACCTTATATAAAAAACGATAAGCACCCTGATAAAATTTCAAGAGTATTGGTAAATGCAGTTGGATTTGGTGGTAATGCTGTAAGCATATTGCTGAAAAAATAA
- the bioA gene encoding adenosylmethionine--8-amino-7-oxononanoate transaminase — MKNISERDKKHIWHPLTQHKLHDSMLAITKAKGCVLTDEEGKEYIDGISSWYTSVYGHCNDFILGRVQAQMQQLDQIVFSGFTHEPAVKLSEELIKILPENQEKIFFSDNGSTSTEIGIKMALQYHFNRGEKRNVLLAFEDAFHGDTFGAMSVSGLSVYNGPFEDFFIEVERIAPPTKENISNTLDQLEELLKNNNVAGFIYEPLIQGAAAMQMHDADGLNEILKLLKKYGVITVADEVMTGFGKTGKYFASDYITTKPDVICMSKALTAGLVPMGATSCTQNVYDAFYSGEISKGLFHGHTYTGNPLACAAALAGIELLKSKEIQDNIQRIMASHKKFNAEIKEHPKVLQTRQTGIIYALDLNVEMERYGSLRDKLMKHFMDDGVFLRPLGSTIYISAPYVITEQQLQKIYDSIRSVLELI, encoded by the coding sequence TTGAAAAACATTTCAGAAAGAGATAAAAAACACATTTGGCATCCTTTAACTCAGCATAAATTGCATGATAGCATGTTGGCGATAACAAAAGCTAAAGGTTGTGTTTTAACAGATGAAGAAGGAAAAGAATATATCGATGGTATATCATCTTGGTATACTAGTGTATATGGCCATTGTAATGATTTTATTTTAGGTAGAGTACAAGCTCAAATGCAGCAATTAGATCAAATTGTTTTTAGTGGTTTTACACATGAGCCTGCTGTAAAATTATCAGAAGAATTAATAAAAATATTACCTGAAAATCAAGAAAAAATATTTTTCTCTGATAATGGTTCTACATCTACCGAAATCGGAATTAAAATGGCTTTGCAATACCATTTTAATAGAGGTGAAAAACGTAATGTTTTATTAGCTTTTGAAGATGCTTTTCATGGTGATACGTTTGGAGCAATGTCAGTTTCAGGTCTTTCGGTGTATAATGGTCCTTTTGAAGATTTTTTTATTGAAGTAGAGCGTATAGCTCCTCCGACAAAAGAAAATATATCAAACACCTTAGATCAGCTAGAAGAGCTGTTGAAAAATAATAATGTAGCAGGTTTTATATATGAGCCCTTAATACAAGGAGCTGCAGCAATGCAAATGCATGACGCTGATGGTTTAAATGAAATTCTGAAACTCCTAAAAAAGTACGGAGTAATAACTGTTGCTGACGAGGTGATGACAGGTTTTGGTAAAACAGGAAAATATTTTGCTTCAGATTATATTACTACAAAACCAGATGTTATTTGCATGTCAAAAGCGTTAACTGCAGGTTTGGTGCCTATGGGGGCAACAAGTTGTACGCAAAATGTGTATGATGCTTTTTATAGCGGTGAAATTTCTAAAGGTTTATTTCATGGTCACACCTATACAGGTAATCCATTAGCATGTGCGGCTGCATTAGCAGGTATAGAATTGTTGAAATCGAAAGAAATTCAAGATAATATACAGCGTATTATGGCTTCACATAAAAAGTTTAATGCAGAAATTAAAGAACACCCAAAAGTGCTTCAAACAAGGCAAACGGGTATTATATATGCGTTAGATTTAAATGTTGAAATGGAACGATACGGAAGTTTGAGAGATAAGTTGATGAAGCATTTTATGGATGATGGAGTATTTTTGCGCCCATTAGGAAGCACCATTTATATTTCAGCACCTTATGTAATTACAGAACAACAATTACAGAAAATATATGATAGTATACGTTCTGTTTTGGAATTAATTTAG
- the bioD gene encoding dethiobiotin synthase, protein MKRLFVTGISTEVGKTIASAILTEALEADYWKPIQAGELDNSDSHKVKSLISNSKTVIHKNSYELKYPMSPHAAAAKEGVEIDRFHIEAPETNNHLVIEGAGGLLVPLNEEDTMLDIIMPDYKVVVVSRHYLGSINHTLLTVEWLKLKGYDVVILFSGDEHPSTEEIISKKTGVPILGRINEELVFDKATIKKYADILKPSIDLL, encoded by the coding sequence ATGAAAAGACTTTTTGTTACAGGAATATCAACAGAAGTAGGTAAAACAATAGCATCAGCAATTTTAACAGAAGCGTTAGAGGCTGATTATTGGAAGCCTATACAAGCTGGAGAATTGGATAACTCTGATAGTCATAAGGTGAAAAGTTTAATATCAAATTCAAAAACTGTAATTCACAAAAACAGTTATGAGTTAAAATATCCAATGAGCCCGCATGCTGCTGCAGCAAAAGAAGGTGTTGAAATTGATAGATTTCATATTGAAGCTCCTGAAACAAATAACCATTTGGTTATAGAAGGTGCGGGAGGTTTATTGGTTCCTTTAAATGAAGAGGATACAATGTTAGATATTATTATGCCCGATTATAAGGTTGTAGTTGTTTCAAGACATTATTTAGGGAGTATTAACCATACATTGTTGACTGTAGAGTGGTTAAAATTAAAAGGTTATGATGTAGTCATTTTATTTAGTGGAGATGAACATCCGTCAACAGAAGAAATTATTAGTAAAAAAACAGGAGTTCCTATACTTGGTAGAATAAATGAAGAGTTAGTTTTTGATAAGGCTACCATCAAAAAATATGCAGACATTTTAAAACCAAGCATCGATTTACTTTAG
- a CDS encoding DUF2007 domain-containing protein, with the protein MSDKFVTIAVFEYVSDMQVLKTKLESEEIQVFLKDENTLNSDPMISHAIGGAKLQVFKEDEKRALEIYDSIRSYAIGDDGLPITCPNCKAQKSESYYERKSIFHKLFPFFEKRKYLCLNCKMITKP; encoded by the coding sequence ATGAGTGATAAGTTTGTTACGATAGCTGTATTCGAGTACGTGTCTGATATGCAAGTGCTTAAAACCAAGCTTGAATCTGAAGAAATTCAAGTTTTTTTGAAAGATGAAAACACATTAAATTCAGATCCGATGATAAGCCATGCAATTGGTGGTGCAAAACTACAAGTATTTAAAGAAGATGAGAAAAGGGCTTTAGAAATTTATGATAGTATACGTAGTTATGCTATTGGAGATGATGGATTGCCTATAACATGCCCAAACTGTAAAGCTCAAAAATCAGAAAGTTATTACGAGAGAAAAAGTATTTTTCACAAGCTATTTCCTTTTTTTGAAAAGAGAAAATATTTATGTTTAAATTGTAAAATGATCACAAAACCTTAA
- a CDS encoding pyridoxal phosphate-dependent aminotransferase family protein produces the protein MSSFPHKLHKKLEERESENSIRSLNTSTSFVDFYSNDYIGFSRNATIFNNTSSFLSDRNIIQNGATGSRLISGNYKLYDEVELQIAKFHKVEAALLFNSGYDANLGFFSCIPQRGDFIFYDEYIHASIRDGIAISNAKSYKFSHNNLEDLKGVIDRVVTSKTAEVYIITESVFSMDGDSPDLKSFAHYCDSSDFNFIIDEAHAIGVFGENGEGLVSELGIQNQVFARIITFGKAMGCHGAAVLGSEKLKNFLINFARSFIYTTGLPPHSVATIGVAYVELHTKHENLKPARVELLDNIKYFNEQVEFLNLSSFFISSASAIHCCVISGNKEVKQIAEDIQEKGFNVKAILSPTVSIGQERIRFCLHSYNTKKEIFEVLSYLKEKLNSNE, from the coding sequence ATGTCAAGTTTTCCACATAAACTTCATAAAAAATTAGAAGAAAGAGAATCTGAAAACTCTATTCGGTCTTTAAACACGTCTACTAGTTTTGTAGATTTTTATTCGAACGACTATATTGGTTTTTCTAGAAATGCTACTATTTTTAATAATACTTCAAGTTTCTTATCAGATAGAAACATAATTCAAAACGGAGCCACCGGTTCTCGCTTAATTTCTGGTAATTATAAATTATACGATGAGGTAGAATTGCAAATTGCAAAATTTCATAAAGTAGAAGCTGCTTTGTTATTTAACTCAGGTTATGATGCTAATTTGGGTTTTTTTAGCTGCATTCCGCAGCGAGGAGATTTTATATTTTATGATGAATATATACATGCTAGTATTAGAGATGGAATAGCAATAAGTAACGCAAAATCATATAAATTTAGCCATAATAATTTAGAGGATTTAAAAGGAGTAATAGATCGAGTGGTTACTTCAAAAACTGCTGAAGTTTATATAATCACAGAGTCTGTTTTTTCGATGGATGGTGATTCTCCTGATCTAAAATCTTTTGCTCACTATTGTGACTCTAGCGATTTTAATTTTATTATTGATGAAGCCCATGCTATTGGAGTTTTTGGGGAAAACGGAGAAGGATTGGTATCTGAATTAGGAATTCAAAATCAAGTTTTTGCACGAATAATAACGTTTGGTAAGGCAATGGGGTGCCATGGCGCTGCTGTTTTAGGGAGTGAAAAATTAAAGAATTTTTTAATAAACTTTGCACGTAGTTTTATATATACTACAGGTTTACCGCCACATTCTGTAGCAACAATTGGCGTAGCTTATGTTGAATTGCATACAAAACATGAAAATTTAAAACCTGCCAGAGTCGAATTGTTAGATAACATCAAATATTTTAATGAGCAGGTAGAATTCTTAAATTTAAGTTCGTTTTTTATTTCAAGTGCTTCGGCAATACATTGTTGCGTTATTTCAGGTAATAAAGAAGTGAAGCAAATAGCTGAAGATATTCAAGAAAAAGGTTTTAATGTAAAAGCTATTTTATCACCAACGGTATCAATTGGGCAAGAGCGAATTCGATTTTGTTTACATAGTTATAATACAAAAAAAGAAATTTTTGAGGTGTTATCTTATTTAAAAGAAAAACTAAATAGTAATGAGTGA